One region of Syntrophobacter fumaroxidans MPOB genomic DNA includes:
- the cas1e gene encoding type I-E CRISPR-associated endonuclease Cas1e codes for MQSQLPPLRPIPIKARVSVLFLEKGNLDVLDGAFVVVDKNGVRTHIPVGGVACLMLEPGTRVSHAAAVLASRVGCLLIWVGEAGVRLYASGQPGGARADRLLYQARLALDDTARLKVVRKMYAVRFGEEPPAHRSIEQLRAIEGSRVKNLYKLFAKQYGVPWHGRKYDPDEWGSGDTANRCLSAATACLYGVAEAAVLAAGYAPAVGFIHTGKPLSFVYDIADIFKFETVVPVAFKVAAQRSGEPERAVRIACRDAFRKSQLLTRIIPTIETILNAGGLNRPDPPEDSVPPAIPNKEQSGDAGHRG; via the coding sequence ATGCAGTCGCAGTTGCCGCCCCTCAGGCCGATTCCCATAAAGGCTCGTGTTTCTGTCCTCTTTCTTGAAAAAGGCAACCTGGACGTTTTGGACGGAGCCTTCGTGGTTGTGGACAAGAACGGCGTAAGAACCCATATCCCGGTCGGAGGCGTTGCCTGCCTCATGCTCGAGCCCGGAACACGGGTTTCCCACGCTGCAGCGGTGCTTGCCTCAAGGGTGGGATGCCTTCTCATCTGGGTGGGAGAGGCGGGGGTCCGGCTCTATGCCTCCGGACAGCCGGGCGGCGCACGCGCCGACCGTCTGCTCTACCAGGCGCGGCTCGCGCTTGATGATACGGCGCGTCTGAAAGTCGTCAGAAAAATGTATGCCGTGAGGTTTGGCGAGGAACCGCCTGCACACCGGAGCATCGAGCAACTGAGGGCCATCGAAGGGAGCCGTGTGAAGAATCTCTATAAGCTTTTCGCCAAGCAGTACGGGGTACCGTGGCATGGCAGGAAATACGATCCCGATGAGTGGGGCAGCGGGGACACGGCCAACCGTTGCCTGAGCGCTGCCACGGCTTGTCTCTACGGAGTGGCGGAGGCGGCCGTCCTGGCGGCAGGGTACGCCCCGGCGGTGGGCTTCATTCATACGGGAAAGCCGCTTTCCTTCGTCTATGATATTGCGGACATCTTCAAATTCGAGACGGTCGTGCCCGTTGCATTCAAAGTTGCGGCCCAAAGGTCGGGCGAACCGGAGAGAGCGGTTCGCATTGCATGTCGAGACGCTTTCAGGAAAAGCCAGCTTCTTACGCGCATCATCCCCACCATTGAAACCATTTTGAACGCAGGCGGGCTGAATCGCCCCGATCCGCCGGAAGATTCCGTACCGCCGGCTATCCCGAACAAGGAGCAATCAGGCGATGCTGGTCATCGTGGTTGA
- the cas2e gene encoding type I-E CRISPR-associated endoribonuclease Cas2e, which produces MLVIVVENAPARLRGRLAVWLLEIRAGVYVGDYSRRVREMIWKQVELGITEGNAVMAWSTNSESGFDFLTFGQNRRVPCELEGIKLVSFLPSNETEEQKCAISATNRELSEGHPNGNDSW; this is translated from the coding sequence ATGCTGGTCATCGTGGTTGAAAACGCTCCTGCACGTTTGCGGGGAAGATTGGCCGTCTGGCTGCTCGAAATCCGTGCGGGAGTGTATGTTGGAGACTACTCCAGGCGTGTGAGAGAGATGATCTGGAAGCAGGTCGAGCTCGGAATAACCGAAGGAAACGCTGTTATGGCTTGGAGCACGAACAGCGAGAGCGGTTTCGACTTCTTGACCTTCGGGCAGAACAGACGCGTGCCATGCGAACTGGAAGGGATAAAGCTTGTCTCATTCCTTCCGTCAAATGAGACAGAGGAACAAAAATGTGCCATTTCTGCCACAAATCGCGAGCTCAGCGAAGGCCATCCAAATGGCAACGACAGCTGGTAA